One window from the genome of Paenibacillus azoreducens encodes:
- a CDS encoding MFS transporter, which translates to MSETVMVQAQPQRRQGIRALSAYKSYLLLMIAKMVSHFGDSIDSIAYSWMVYMITGSEILMGTLFAFNFIPGIAFSLFTGVLVDRWPKKKILIIAASGRGVIVTLTALLYLTNHLQPWHLFIFTFINSTFQCFSNPAEMSIVPRLLPKELLLTGNSITASATRTAELGGLAVAGGLIALVGISGSMLINAATFFIAAILFLGIRFNQAVKSAVSPNGESPPKAAASYWKEFLSGFHYVRKQSMLVVTISAGAFVNLCLTPWNVLQPVYVKEILHSGPFGLSLLGISLVTGMVLSGIYISQKGSAFKKSTLIVFGYLLLGVTYSLLYMPAFIGFYPLYAAAICCFGMGFAISFINTPVSTFMMETTPHDMLGRIGALSSMIGTCTIPLGGLIAGYAGSVLDANHVFLIFGILMMIPGLLLLTQKKFMSV; encoded by the coding sequence ATGAGCGAAACGGTTATGGTTCAAGCCCAGCCGCAGCGGCGGCAGGGAATCCGGGCTTTAAGCGCGTATAAGTCTTATCTGCTTTTGATGATTGCAAAAATGGTATCTCACTTCGGGGATTCTATCGATTCCATCGCCTACAGCTGGATGGTTTACATGATAACAGGCTCCGAAATCCTTATGGGCACTCTATTTGCTTTCAATTTTATCCCGGGTATTGCTTTCAGCTTATTTACGGGTGTTTTGGTTGACCGATGGCCCAAGAAAAAAATCCTCATCATTGCAGCTTCCGGCCGCGGCGTCATCGTGACCTTAACCGCGCTGCTCTATTTGACGAACCATTTGCAGCCATGGCATTTGTTCATTTTTACGTTTATCAACTCGACCTTTCAATGCTTTTCCAATCCGGCTGAAATGTCGATCGTGCCCCGTTTACTGCCCAAGGAACTGCTGCTGACCGGAAACTCCATCACCGCATCCGCTACACGGACTGCAGAGCTAGGCGGCTTGGCCGTCGCGGGAGGGTTAATCGCTCTCGTCGGCATTTCGGGTTCGATGTTGATTAATGCGGCGACCTTTTTTATCGCAGCCATCCTATTCCTTGGGATCCGCTTTAACCAGGCTGTGAAATCTGCCGTTTCGCCAAACGGCGAATCCCCGCCGAAAGCAGCAGCTTCTTATTGGAAAGAGTTTTTGAGCGGCTTTCATTATGTGAGAAAACAATCGATGCTTGTGGTTACCATCTCGGCTGGGGCTTTCGTCAATTTATGCCTTACGCCGTGGAACGTGCTTCAGCCCGTTTATGTCAAGGAGATCTTGCATTCCGGTCCGTTCGGACTCAGCTTGCTTGGAATCAGTCTCGTCACCGGCATGGTTCTGAGCGGTATCTATATCAGCCAAAAAGGATCCGCCTTCAAAAAAAGCACCCTGATCGTATTCGGCTATCTTTTGCTGGGGGTCACCTACAGCTTGTTATATATGCCGGCATTCATCGGCTTTTATCCGCTTTATGCGGCGGCTATCTGTTGCTTCGGCATGGGGTTTGCAATTTCATTCATCAATACTCCGGTCTCGACCTTTATGATGGAAACGACGCCGCATGATATGCTCGGCCGCATTGGGGCCTTGTCCAGCATGATCGGCACCTGCACCATACCGCTTGGCGGCTTGATTGCCGGTTATGCTGGCAGCGTCCTGGATGCGAATCACGTATTCCTGATTTTCGGCATTTTAATGATGATCCCCGGTTTGCTGCTCCTGACCCAAAAAAAATTCATGAGTGTATAA
- a CDS encoding GNAT family N-acetyltransferase: MNIIPLNEVWLPQMCELWNREIGELFPMREQLMRQNTFQDENVYLEGSKLAVDEDGKLLGFVIAKTWQEARRGMRLGDGGGWIQAILVRSDARGQGIGSQLLEQAENALRDAGAGLAYIGRDPWHYIPGIPKALPEARAWLEHRGYEVLYEVFDLVNQAPESEGPQTYADGAYARLLEEQDQDEMLRFFKRCFPGRWYYEAQCYWERGGKGREFVGLFNGDEMIGFCRVNDGQSPLIAQNTYWAPLFDGPLGGIGPLGVDDRFRGKGYGLAIVKDGVAELASRGVKNMVIDWTELVDFYAKLGFTVWKGYDLAKKMLK, encoded by the coding sequence ATGAACATTATTCCTTTAAATGAGGTTTGGCTCCCGCAGATGTGCGAGCTTTGGAACCGGGAAATCGGCGAACTGTTTCCGATGCGCGAACAGCTGATGCGGCAAAATACGTTTCAAGATGAGAACGTTTACTTGGAAGGATCTAAATTGGCAGTGGATGAAGACGGTAAACTGCTCGGATTCGTGATCGCGAAAACATGGCAGGAGGCGCGGCGCGGAATGCGTTTGGGCGACGGCGGAGGCTGGATTCAGGCCATCCTCGTTCGAAGCGATGCGAGAGGGCAAGGGATTGGAAGCCAACTGCTTGAGCAAGCGGAAAATGCCCTTCGCGATGCGGGAGCCGGTTTGGCATACATCGGCAGGGATCCTTGGCACTACATCCCGGGCATCCCCAAGGCATTGCCGGAGGCAAGGGCATGGCTGGAGCATAGGGGGTACGAGGTATTATATGAAGTATTTGATCTTGTTAACCAAGCTCCGGAGAGCGAAGGACCGCAGACATATGCTGATGGCGCATACGCCCGTTTGCTGGAGGAACAGGACCAGGACGAAATGCTGCGTTTCTTCAAGCGCTGCTTCCCGGGCCGCTGGTATTATGAAGCACAATGCTACTGGGAGCGCGGAGGGAAAGGCCGGGAATTCGTCGGCTTGTTTAACGGTGATGAGATGATCGGATTTTGCCGAGTCAATGACGGACAATCTCCGTTGATCGCCCAGAACACTTATTGGGCTCCGCTGTTTGACGGTCCGCTCGGCGGCATCGGCCCGCTTGGCGTTGACGACCGTTTTCGCGGCAAAGGTTACGGGCTGGCCATCGTCAAAGATGGAGTGGCGGAATTGGCAAGCCGCGGCGTCAAAAATATGGTCATCGACTGGACCGAATTGGTTGATTTTTACGCCAAACTTGGTTTTACCGTCTGGAAGGGATATGATCTCGCCAAAAAAATGCTAAAATAA
- a CDS encoding winged helix-turn-helix domain-containing protein, which translates to METKELSTIEEIRIYSDPYRMKILSHFQRMDHPATIKEIADEMGEVPAKVYYHAKKLESIGLINLVSTKEINGINAKYYEPFKGAVRIKRDDGADETAKKIFISETQKLLSDLYEENKKKFLKSQTMEKPYGNLSNSEVYLTEEEAKEFFEKINRFVEEHHERQKPGQVKYDIFITIAKSLEN; encoded by the coding sequence TTGGAGACAAAGGAACTGAGCACAATTGAGGAAATACGGATATATTCTGATCCTTACCGGATGAAGATATTAAGCCATTTTCAGCGTATGGACCACCCGGCAACGATTAAGGAAATTGCCGACGAAATGGGCGAGGTTCCGGCAAAAGTGTATTATCATGCCAAAAAGCTTGAAAGCATAGGGCTTATTAATTTGGTAAGCACAAAGGAAATCAACGGCATAAACGCCAAGTATTATGAGCCTTTCAAAGGGGCAGTCCGGATCAAACGCGATGATGGTGCGGACGAAACCGCAAAAAAGATATTCATTTCCGAAACCCAAAAACTGCTTTCGGACCTGTATGAGGAAAACAAAAAAAAGTTTCTAAAATCCCAAACCATGGAAAAACCTTACGGTAACCTGAGCAACTCCGAGGTATATCTTACCGAAGAGGAAGCCAAGGAATTTTTCGAAAAAATCAATCGATTTGTGGAAGAGCATCATGAACGCCAAAAACCCGGTCAAGTCAAATACGATATTTTTATTACGATTGCCAAATCGCTCGAAAATTAG